From a single Micromonospora pallida genomic region:
- a CDS encoding sulfite oxidase — protein MAEPPSSIVKPLPEALLARQDGNAEMHWAAMAGQGHLVPTDRFFVRNHTRTPVLDAGTWRLRLFGTGLRGAPTRHTPIEFGYRDLRELPAEESVALIECAGNGRRFFASQQGEPAPGAPWGLGAVGVARWRGVRLSTVLHRAGLTDAAVDVQPEGLDPEYVTGGVNLGRVRRPLPIGKALHDVLLAYEMNGRPLPADHGFPVRVVVPGWVGISSVKWVGSIEVSATPLFSPWNTRLYRMFGPGQPDGAGVPLAAVGVKSAFELPWDARVPGGREVVLRGRSWSGHGPIRSVEVSIRPDDADADDWRPARLVAADRGGAWQRWRFRWRPPAPGRWILRARATDATGAGQADRATANDLGYLFDGIVRHPVTVLAPPPA, from the coding sequence ATGGCAGAGCCGCCGTCGTCGATCGTCAAGCCGCTGCCCGAGGCGCTGCTCGCCCGACAGGACGGCAACGCCGAGATGCACTGGGCGGCGATGGCCGGGCAGGGCCACCTGGTCCCCACCGACCGGTTCTTCGTCCGCAACCACACCCGCACACCGGTGCTGGACGCCGGCACCTGGCGGCTGCGGCTGTTCGGGACCGGGCTCCGGGGCGCGCCCACCCGCCACACGCCGATCGAGTTCGGCTACCGGGACCTGCGCGAACTGCCCGCCGAGGAGAGCGTCGCGCTCATCGAGTGCGCCGGCAACGGCCGGCGGTTCTTCGCCAGTCAGCAGGGTGAGCCGGCACCGGGGGCGCCCTGGGGGCTGGGTGCGGTCGGGGTGGCGCGGTGGCGGGGCGTCCGGCTGTCGACGGTGCTGCACCGGGCCGGCCTCACCGACGCCGCGGTCGACGTGCAGCCGGAGGGACTCGACCCGGAGTACGTCACCGGCGGGGTGAACCTCGGCCGGGTCCGCCGCCCGTTGCCGATCGGCAAGGCGCTGCACGACGTGCTGCTGGCGTACGAGATGAACGGCCGACCACTCCCCGCCGACCACGGCTTCCCGGTACGGGTGGTGGTGCCCGGCTGGGTCGGCATCTCCTCGGTCAAGTGGGTCGGCTCGATCGAGGTCTCCGCCACCCCGCTGTTCTCGCCGTGGAACACCCGCCTCTACCGCATGTTCGGCCCCGGGCAGCCGGACGGCGCCGGAGTGCCGCTGGCCGCCGTCGGGGTCAAGAGCGCCTTCGAACTGCCGTGGGACGCCCGGGTGCCGGGCGGCCGGGAGGTGGTGCTGCGCGGCCGTTCCTGGTCCGGGCACGGCCCGATCCGGTCCGTCGAGGTCAGCATCCGTCCCGACGACGCCGACGCGGACGACTGGCGGCCCGCCCGCCTGGTCGCCGCCGACCGGGGCGGCGCCTGGCAGCGGTGGCGGTTCCGGTGGCGGCCACCCGCCCCCGGACGGTGGATCCTGCGGGCCCGGGCTACCGACGCGACCGGGGCCGGCCAGGCCGACCGGGCCACCGCCAACGATCTCGGCTACCTCTTCGACGGGATCGTCCGACACCCGGTGACGGTGCTCGCCCCGCCCCCCGCGTGA
- a CDS encoding diacylglycerol/lipid kinase family protein, producing the protein MRSKEELGETIRRNRRAALVINARSRRGRRLYDHARSRLAAAGFDLLGTYPVDRPGELDQCLTAAAGLAPDLLVAGGGDGTLSAAARLLAHRDMALGLLPLGTTNNFARTVGVPLDLDGAVAVLTDGKVIDVDLGLAGDVPFANHVGIGLSADIMLRTPPRLKRVTGRLAYPLTALALLARHRPMRATVRAAGGTREFVTHQLYVANGGFHAGRRITADADADDRLLVAYPVGGPTRRGLLSDTARNAATGHRRTLGDEPFLAVRELWLETDRPARVEVDGELCGQTPIRLGLAANALRVMAPVDSPDR; encoded by the coding sequence ATGCGAAGCAAGGAGGAACTGGGCGAGACCATCCGGCGGAACCGCCGCGCCGCGCTGGTCATCAACGCCCGTTCCCGCCGGGGTCGCCGGCTCTACGATCACGCACGGTCACGACTGGCAGCAGCCGGCTTCGACCTGCTCGGTACGTACCCGGTCGACCGTCCCGGTGAACTCGACCAGTGCCTCACCGCCGCCGCCGGCCTGGCGCCGGACCTGCTCGTAGCCGGGGGCGGAGACGGCACGCTCAGCGCCGCCGCCCGGTTGCTCGCCCACCGGGACATGGCGCTCGGCCTGCTACCGCTCGGCACCACCAACAACTTCGCCCGGACGGTCGGCGTCCCACTCGACCTCGACGGAGCCGTCGCGGTCCTCACCGACGGCAAGGTGATCGACGTCGACCTCGGTCTGGCCGGGGACGTGCCGTTCGCCAACCACGTCGGGATCGGACTCTCCGCCGACATCATGCTCCGGACCCCGCCCCGGCTGAAGCGGGTCACCGGGCGACTCGCCTACCCGCTGACCGCGCTGGCGCTGCTCGCCCGGCACCGGCCGATGCGGGCCACGGTCCGGGCCGCCGGTGGGACGCGCGAGTTCGTCACCCACCAGCTGTACGTGGCCAACGGCGGGTTCCACGCCGGCCGGCGGATCACCGCCGACGCCGACGCGGACGACCGGCTGCTGGTGGCGTACCCGGTTGGCGGGCCGACCCGGCGGGGCCTGCTGAGCGACACGGCCCGCAACGCGGCCACCGGCCACCGTCGGACGCTCGGCGACGAACCGTTCCTCGCGGTACGCGAACTCTGGCTGGAGACCGACCGCCCGGCGCGGGTCGAGGTCGACGGCGAGCTCTGCGGACAGACCCCGATCCGGCTCGGCCTGGCTGCCAACGCGCTACGGGTGATGGCTCCGGTCGACAGCCCGGACCGCTGA
- a CDS encoding AfsR/SARP family transcriptional regulator, translating to MEVWHAGSPVRLARRQQRLILGILALRANELVSANQLIDLLWGDSPPRQARAVVQTRVSELRGVLSGPVEAAVRLRTRGGGYLLESAPEAIDAQHFLALVRASRAERDGKTAIRTLRQALDLWRGPVLGGDVPNELCATLCQGLESARLTATEELFDLELGLGNQQRIVDELLATARVNPARERLVGQLMLALTRVGRSAEALSYYDEWRRWLADEFGVDPQPDVQRLHLSILREGEGEPNAAPDDPLPVAAPEQSGGTFRGGVPRLLPPDVSDFTGRTAEIDRIRRLLTAPGRTGVAVVAVTGPGGVGKTALSVHVAHTLREDFPDGQMYANLRGPDHRTPIDPAEVLGRFLRALGVDGAAVPETIEERADLYRDLLAERRVLVVLDNAASDDQIAPLVPAGQHCAVIINGRTHLGSTFGAPGLRLEIFEPGQAVELLGHVAGPTRLRAEPEAAAELCRQCGFLPLALRVLGARLAAKPHWSVAKLSRMLRDESGRLDQFSYHDLDVRASLSISYAGLSPAAQRLLRLTGHIDLAYTDSWIAAALLDVSPTRGETLLEELFDGQLVDVAESDPVSGSRFRLHHLVRLFARERADVEDDSTELAAARGRVFGAWLSMADRAYRAVHGGPYRTVLVPAERYAVDDAQGIRPAEEPVTWFESERTALAVVARRAAQEGHAAACWELVNITSPLFQMRRYFTEWHELLVLALDAARAADDRHGEATMLYRLAMHSTDRREFARAEEYIAQALEIFATTDSLHGRALVNAFAASLSRIKGHEREALVRYKEVLPELIDARDWTSAAIALRGIGQIHLNQQDYVTADRYFCQALDMCRLGGSTRLEAQVLFWQGMLRVRQERFTDAEPLFSGVLAASRQLGDLTGEGQALHGLSLCYQGLGQVERARKALHTALVLCRQPRPTLLEATIRGALADLESTAGGRNRSTDPHNADTLRSVD from the coding sequence GTGGAGGTGTGGCACGCCGGCTCTCCCGTGCGGCTCGCCCGGCGCCAGCAGCGTCTGATCCTCGGCATCCTCGCGCTCCGCGCCAACGAACTGGTATCGGCCAACCAGCTGATCGACCTGCTCTGGGGCGACTCGCCGCCGCGCCAGGCACGTGCCGTCGTGCAGACGCGGGTCAGCGAACTGCGCGGCGTGCTCAGCGGCCCCGTCGAGGCTGCGGTGCGGCTGCGTACCCGCGGCGGCGGCTACCTGCTCGAGTCCGCGCCCGAGGCGATCGACGCGCAGCACTTCCTCGCCCTGGTCCGGGCCTCCCGGGCCGAGCGGGACGGCAAGACCGCCATCCGGACCCTGCGTCAGGCCCTCGACCTGTGGCGGGGTCCGGTGCTGGGCGGGGACGTCCCCAACGAACTCTGCGCGACCCTCTGCCAGGGGCTGGAGTCCGCCCGGCTGACCGCGACCGAGGAACTGTTCGACCTGGAGCTGGGGCTCGGCAACCAGCAGCGCATCGTCGACGAACTCCTCGCCACCGCGCGGGTCAACCCCGCCCGGGAGCGACTCGTCGGCCAGCTCATGCTGGCCCTGACCAGGGTGGGGCGCAGCGCCGAGGCGCTCAGCTACTACGACGAGTGGCGCCGGTGGCTGGCCGACGAGTTCGGCGTCGACCCGCAGCCGGACGTCCAACGGCTGCACCTGTCCATCCTGCGCGAGGGCGAGGGCGAGCCGAACGCCGCCCCGGACGACCCCCTGCCGGTCGCCGCCCCGGAGCAGTCGGGCGGAACCTTCCGTGGCGGCGTACCCCGGTTGCTGCCGCCGGACGTGAGCGACTTCACCGGCCGTACGGCGGAGATCGACCGGATCCGTCGGCTGCTCACCGCGCCGGGCCGCACCGGCGTGGCGGTGGTGGCGGTGACCGGTCCGGGCGGGGTCGGCAAGACGGCGCTGTCGGTGCACGTCGCGCACACCCTGCGGGAGGACTTCCCGGACGGGCAGATGTACGCCAACCTGCGCGGTCCGGACCACCGGACCCCGATCGACCCCGCCGAGGTGCTCGGCCGCTTCCTGCGTGCCCTCGGCGTCGACGGCGCGGCGGTGCCGGAGACCATCGAGGAACGGGCCGACCTCTACCGTGACCTGCTCGCCGAACGTCGGGTGCTGGTGGTGCTCGACAATGCGGCCTCCGACGACCAGATCGCCCCGCTCGTACCGGCCGGGCAGCACTGCGCCGTGATCATCAACGGCCGGACCCACCTCGGCTCGACCTTCGGCGCCCCGGGCCTGCGGCTGGAGATCTTCGAGCCGGGGCAGGCGGTGGAACTGCTCGGGCACGTGGCCGGCCCCACCCGGCTGCGGGCCGAGCCGGAGGCGGCGGCCGAACTGTGCCGACAGTGTGGTTTCCTGCCGCTCGCGCTGCGGGTACTCGGCGCCCGGCTCGCGGCCAAGCCGCACTGGAGCGTGGCCAAGCTGAGCCGGATGTTGCGCGACGAGAGCGGACGGCTCGACCAGTTCAGCTACCACGACCTGGACGTTCGGGCGAGTCTGTCGATCAGCTACGCCGGCCTCTCCCCCGCGGCGCAGCGGCTGCTGCGCCTGACCGGCCACATCGACCTGGCCTACACCGACTCCTGGATCGCGGCGGCGCTGCTGGACGTCAGCCCCACCCGGGGCGAGACGCTGCTGGAGGAGCTGTTCGACGGACAACTGGTGGACGTCGCCGAGTCCGACCCGGTGAGCGGATCACGCTTCCGCCTGCACCACCTCGTGCGCCTGTTCGCCCGCGAACGCGCCGACGTCGAGGACGACAGCACCGAGCTGGCCGCCGCGCGGGGCCGGGTGTTCGGGGCATGGCTGTCCATGGCGGACCGCGCGTACCGCGCCGTGCACGGCGGACCGTACCGGACGGTCCTGGTGCCCGCGGAACGGTACGCGGTCGACGACGCGCAGGGGATCCGCCCCGCCGAGGAGCCGGTCACCTGGTTCGAGAGCGAACGGACCGCGCTGGCCGTGGTCGCCCGCCGGGCCGCGCAGGAGGGACACGCCGCGGCCTGCTGGGAGCTGGTCAACATCACCTCGCCGCTGTTCCAGATGCGACGCTACTTCACGGAGTGGCACGAGCTGCTCGTCCTGGCGCTCGACGCCGCCCGGGCGGCCGACGACCGGCACGGTGAGGCGACGATGCTCTACCGCCTCGCCATGCACAGCACCGACCGCCGCGAGTTCGCCCGGGCCGAGGAGTACATCGCCCAGGCGCTGGAGATCTTCGCCACCACCGACAGCCTGCACGGACGCGCCCTCGTGAATGCCTTCGCCGCCTCGTTGAGCCGTATCAAGGGACACGAACGTGAGGCACTCGTCCGGTACAAGGAGGTATTGCCGGAATTGATCGATGCCCGCGACTGGACCTCGGCCGCAATCGCCCTGCGCGGTATCGGACAAATACATCTGAACCAACAGGATTATGTGACCGCCGATCGCTATTTCTGTCAGGCATTGGACATGTGTCGGCTTGGCGGATCGACCCGGCTGGAAGCCCAGGTACTGTTCTGGCAGGGCATGCTCCGGGTACGGCAGGAACGGTTCACCGACGCCGAGCCCCTGTTCTCCGGGGTACTGGCGGCCAGCCGCCAGCTCGGCGACCTCACTGGCGAGGGCCAGGCCCTGCACGGGCTCAGCCTCTGCTACCAGGGCCTCGGCCAGGTAGAACGGGCCCGCAAGGCACTGCACACCGCCCTCGTGCTGTGCCGGCAGCCGCGCCCGACGCTCCTGGAGGCAACCATCCGGGGCGCCCTCGCGGACCTCGAATCGACGGCCGGTGGCCGGAACCGGTCAACCGATCCCCACAATGCAGACACCCTCCGGAGTGTGGACTAA
- a CDS encoding LuxR C-terminal-related transcriptional regulator, translated as MPAHNGLAVAPPVDDPLPALEVSKLDRDILRQLAAGYTDEATAVRLNVSPRTVRRRLALIGEQLGVQGRFGLGVAAAQLGLVSVRRR; from the coding sequence ATGCCCGCGCACAACGGACTCGCGGTCGCCCCGCCCGTCGACGATCCCCTGCCCGCCCTCGAGGTCAGCAAGCTCGACCGGGACATCCTGCGTCAACTGGCCGCCGGCTACACCGACGAGGCGACGGCCGTGCGGCTGAACGTCAGCCCGCGCACCGTCCGGCGTCGGCTGGCCCTGATCGGTGAGCAGTTGGGGGTGCAGGGCCGGTTCGGCCTCGGGGTCGCCGCCGCCCAGCTCGGACTGGTCTCGGTCCGCCGGCGCTGA
- a CDS encoding MFS transporter, with protein sequence MSAQPGGTAVRDPEVVAEKPLRRNRDFQLLWSGSAFAFLGREVTDLVYPLMVLAITGSPAWAGTFGGVQLFMALLVGIPAGSVADTYDRRKLLIVMETARATASASVLAAVFLDAVTLPHLLGVAVVVGTVGPLGGSARMLLVRAVVPPRQLTAALTQEEVRTHAAALGGPPLGGLLYSLATLLPFVATAVSFTVSLLCALFVRVPRREDAPAAPVEQSGTVRRSLAGLALLWRVPTLRHSTIFAMALNAVTAPLFLIVLVMLDRAGASPTMIGLTSAGLAVGGLAGTLLVRPLHRAFSPGTLMLILGGTAVAFISALALPLGAWWLATALFLLGLGGPSMRVLVDILIFRQVPDEQRGRTFTAFMTVLGAGASVGLFASGQLLERLPAAYAILTLAGVLALAVGWALTDRRIREARWPDESR encoded by the coding sequence ATGAGTGCCCAGCCCGGCGGCACGGCCGTGCGCGACCCGGAGGTGGTCGCCGAGAAGCCGCTCCGGCGCAACCGCGACTTCCAGCTGCTGTGGAGCGGCTCGGCCTTCGCCTTCCTCGGTCGGGAGGTCACCGATCTCGTCTACCCCCTGATGGTCCTGGCCATCACCGGGTCCCCCGCCTGGGCGGGCACGTTCGGGGGCGTGCAACTGTTCATGGCCCTGCTGGTCGGCATTCCGGCCGGCAGCGTCGCCGACACCTACGACCGACGGAAGCTGCTCATCGTCATGGAGACCGCCCGGGCGACCGCCTCGGCGAGTGTCCTGGCGGCGGTGTTCCTCGACGCCGTCACCCTGCCGCACCTGCTGGGCGTGGCCGTCGTGGTGGGCACGGTGGGACCGCTCGGCGGCTCGGCGCGGATGCTCCTGGTCCGGGCGGTCGTACCGCCCCGACAGCTCACCGCCGCGCTGACGCAGGAGGAGGTACGCACGCACGCGGCGGCCCTCGGCGGCCCCCCGCTGGGCGGTCTGCTCTACAGCCTCGCCACCCTGCTGCCCTTCGTCGCGACCGCGGTGTCGTTCACGGTGTCGTTGCTCTGTGCCCTCTTCGTCCGCGTTCCCCGTCGCGAGGACGCCCCGGCCGCGCCGGTCGAGCAGAGCGGGACGGTCCGCCGGTCCCTCGCCGGGCTCGCCCTGCTCTGGCGGGTGCCGACCCTGCGGCACAGCACCATCTTCGCCATGGCGCTGAACGCGGTCACGGCACCGCTCTTCCTCATCGTGCTGGTGATGCTGGACCGCGCCGGGGCCTCCCCCACCATGATCGGGTTGACCTCGGCCGGGTTGGCGGTCGGTGGGCTCGCCGGCACCCTGCTGGTCCGCCCGTTGCACCGCGCGTTCTCCCCGGGAACGCTGATGCTGATCCTCGGCGGCACGGCGGTGGCGTTCATCAGCGCGCTGGCCCTGCCGCTGGGAGCCTGGTGGCTGGCGACCGCGCTGTTCCTGCTCGGTCTCGGCGGGCCGTCGATGCGGGTGCTCGTCGACATCCTGATCTTCCGGCAGGTGCCCGACGAGCAGCGCGGTCGAACGTTCACGGCGTTCATGACGGTGCTCGGCGCCGGGGCCTCGGTCGGCCTCTTCGCCTCCGGCCAACTGCTGGAGCGGCTACCGGCCGCGTACGCGATCCTCACCCTGGCCGGGGTCCTGGCCCTCGCCGTCGGGTGGGCCCTCACCGACCGGCGAATCCGCGAGGCGCGCTGGCCGGACGAGTCCCGGTAG
- a CDS encoding PadR family transcriptional regulator, with amino-acid sequence MSERHPGTPHHVHIGPDEAPDALPPFPPRPAHPAPPLPPPPPPPPPPPPPPPGGGRAGRMRRGDVRAALLALLHEQPRNGYQLIQAVAERSGGRWRPSPGSVYPALAQLEEEGLVGVTGTGTDRRCHLTEAGHAFVAANEDRVNEPWRSVDRRLPDRGAEVRHALDGLASAATQVTATGSDEQLTRAGRVLDAARRDLYRILADDTPAGS; translated from the coding sequence ATGTCCGAACGCCACCCCGGGACTCCCCACCACGTCCACATCGGGCCGGACGAGGCCCCGGACGCCCTGCCCCCGTTCCCGCCCCGGCCGGCGCATCCGGCTCCCCCACTGCCACCCCCACCCCCACCCCCACCTCCCCCTCCGCCACCGCCGCCGGGCGGGGGGCGGGCGGGCCGGATGCGCCGGGGCGACGTGCGGGCCGCCCTGCTGGCACTGCTGCACGAGCAGCCCCGCAATGGCTACCAGCTCATCCAGGCCGTCGCCGAGCGCAGCGGTGGCCGGTGGCGCCCCAGCCCCGGATCGGTCTACCCGGCCCTGGCCCAACTCGAGGAAGAGGGTCTGGTCGGGGTCACCGGCACCGGGACGGACCGGCGCTGCCACCTCACCGAGGCCGGGCACGCCTTCGTCGCGGCGAACGAGGACCGCGTCAACGAGCCGTGGCGGTCGGTCGACCGGCGGCTGCCCGACCGGGGTGCCGAGGTGCGCCACGCCCTCGACGGGCTGGCCTCGGCGGCCACCCAGGTGACCGCGACCGGCAGCGACGAGCAGTTGACCCGGGCCGGGCGGGTGCTGGACGCAGCCCGGCGCGACCTGTACCGGATCCTCGCCGACGACACCCCCGCCGGCTCCTGA
- the dpgD gene encoding enoyl-CoA-hydratase DpgD: MAQDDDEPRVRYEKRGRVAYVTLNRPHVLNAMDLRTHEELGRIWDDFEADDELWVAVLTGAGDRAFSTGQDLKERADRDRAGSGPTTFGSRGQPGWPRLTERFELSKPVVARVRGYALGGGFELALACDIVVAAEDAVFALPEARLGLVAGAGGVFRLARQLPLKTAMGYLLTGRRLDARRAWQLGLVNEVVPADELDDCVAGWVADLLRSAPLAVRAIKQAAMRSVDLPLEQAFTADYEWEKQRSVSQDAVEGPRAFVEKRDPVWQGR, from the coding sequence GTGGCGCAGGACGACGACGAGCCCCGGGTCCGGTACGAGAAGCGGGGCCGGGTCGCGTACGTGACGTTGAACCGGCCGCACGTGCTCAACGCCATGGACCTGCGGACGCACGAGGAACTCGGTCGGATCTGGGACGACTTCGAGGCCGACGACGAGCTGTGGGTCGCCGTGCTGACCGGTGCCGGTGACCGCGCGTTCTCCACCGGGCAGGACCTCAAGGAGCGGGCCGACCGGGACCGTGCCGGGTCCGGTCCGACCACGTTCGGCAGTCGGGGGCAGCCCGGCTGGCCTCGGCTGACCGAACGGTTCGAGCTGTCCAAGCCGGTGGTGGCGCGGGTGCGCGGCTACGCCCTGGGCGGCGGCTTCGAGTTGGCGCTGGCCTGCGACATCGTCGTGGCGGCCGAGGACGCGGTGTTCGCCCTGCCGGAGGCCCGGCTCGGCCTGGTCGCCGGTGCGGGCGGGGTCTTCCGGCTGGCCCGGCAACTGCCGCTGAAGACGGCGATGGGGTACCTGCTGACCGGCCGTCGTCTCGACGCGCGGCGAGCGTGGCAGCTCGGGCTGGTCAACGAGGTGGTGCCCGCCGACGAACTCGACGACTGCGTGGCGGGTTGGGTGGCCGACCTGCTGCGCAGCGCTCCGCTGGCGGTCCGGGCGATCAAGCAGGCGGCGATGCGGTCGGTGGACCTGCCGCTGGAGCAGGCGTTCACCGCCGACTACGAGTGGGAGAAGCAGCGCTCGGTCAGTCAGGACGCGGTGGAGGGGCCACGGGCGTTCGTGGAGAAGCGCGATCCGGTCTGGCAGGGCCGGTGA
- the dpgC gene encoding (3,5-dihydroxyphenyl)acetyl-CoA 1,2-dioxygenase DpgC, which yields MSQSSSEPIAALPAARAVTAAAAQVDDLVATLPGPAERSAEQRAAVAEARRHARDHADAFLRLHAERLYAEVTGDRSRYLRVDEVCAAAAEAVPGLVPTRARVDAELRLPPAEKEGLDIDQSILVAHLLRSAVTGPHLMEAMRRPTARALALLPEFERTGVARLDAVRVEVRDGAAHLTMQRDDCLNAEDNAQVEDMETAVDLALLAPSVRVGVLRGGVMSHPRYAGRRVFSAGINLRCLQAGQISYVDFLLRRELGYIAKIVHGMTGERDRAWDGDVAQKPWVAVVDSFAIGGGAQLVLACDRVVAERDAFFSLPAAQEGIIPGVGNLRLGRVATGRLSRQVILAGRRVSASEPDGKLFFDEVVPAEEMDAAVAAEVARMDAPAVVANRRMLNLAEEPPEAFRAYLAEFAVQQARRLYSEDVMHKVTRFAAAPRAAAVTG from the coding sequence ATGTCGCAGTCCTCGTCTGAGCCGATCGCGGCCCTGCCCGCCGCCCGTGCGGTGACCGCCGCCGCGGCCCAGGTCGACGACCTGGTCGCCACCCTGCCGGGGCCGGCGGAACGGTCCGCGGAACAGCGGGCGGCCGTGGCCGAGGCCCGCCGGCACGCCCGTGACCACGCCGACGCGTTCCTCCGGTTGCACGCCGAACGCCTCTACGCCGAGGTGACCGGGGACCGGTCCCGCTACCTGCGGGTGGACGAGGTCTGCGCGGCCGCCGCCGAGGCGGTGCCCGGTCTCGTGCCGACCCGCGCGCGGGTCGACGCGGAGCTGCGGCTGCCGCCGGCGGAGAAGGAGGGCCTGGACATCGACCAGAGCATCCTGGTCGCCCACCTGCTCCGCTCGGCGGTCACCGGGCCGCACCTGATGGAGGCGATGCGCCGGCCCACTGCGCGGGCGCTGGCCCTGCTGCCGGAGTTCGAGCGCACCGGCGTGGCGCGGCTGGACGCGGTGCGGGTCGAGGTCCGCGACGGCGCCGCCCACCTGACCATGCAGCGCGACGACTGCTTGAACGCCGAGGACAACGCGCAGGTCGAGGACATGGAGACCGCCGTCGACCTGGCGCTGCTGGCCCCGTCGGTGCGGGTGGGCGTGCTGCGCGGCGGGGTGATGAGCCATCCCCGGTACGCCGGGCGGCGGGTGTTCAGCGCGGGTATCAACCTGCGCTGCCTACAGGCCGGTCAGATCTCGTACGTCGACTTCCTGCTCCGTCGGGAACTGGGCTACATTGCCAAGATCGTCCACGGGATGACCGGCGAACGCGACCGGGCCTGGGACGGCGACGTGGCGCAGAAGCCGTGGGTCGCGGTGGTCGACTCGTTCGCCATCGGCGGCGGCGCGCAGCTCGTGCTGGCCTGTGACCGGGTGGTGGCCGAACGGGACGCCTTCTTCAGCCTGCCGGCCGCCCAGGAGGGGATCATCCCGGGCGTGGGGAACCTGCGCCTCGGGCGGGTCGCCACCGGCCGGCTGTCCCGGCAGGTCATCCTCGCCGGGCGGCGGGTGTCGGCGAGCGAGCCGGACGGGAAGCTGTTCTTCGACGAGGTCGTCCCGGCCGAGGAGATGGACGCGGCGGTCGCGGCCGAGGTGGCCCGGATGGACGCCCCGGCGGTGGTGGCAAACCGGCGGATGCTCAACCTCGCCGAGGAGCCGCCGGAGGCGTTCCGGGCCTACCTGGCCGAGTTCGCCGTCCAGCAGGCCCGACGCCTCTACAGCGAGGACGTCATGCACAAGGTCACCCGGTTCGCCGCGGCCCCCCGGGCGGCGGCGGTGACGGGCTGA
- the dpgB gene encoding enoyl-CoA-hydratase DpgB has protein sequence MQLQHSIDGGQPLTPATVAALDAFIDRVEDAPAGSVALIDLTGVPAPTAERPPLAVVNRWERVLRRLERTGTTTVAVVRGDCGGTAVEALLTTDLRIATTDARLHLPVAGGGVWPGMGLYRLANQVGYARLRRAVLFADAIPAARALALDLVDEVTDDVATATSDAVAALARSAGPDVAVRRQLMLDATTLPFEEALGRHLAACDRVLRQARTEEAHDVAVLV, from the coding sequence ATGCAGCTCCAGCACTCCATCGACGGCGGCCAGCCGCTCACCCCGGCGACCGTCGCGGCGCTCGACGCCTTCATCGACCGGGTCGAGGACGCGCCCGCCGGTTCCGTCGCGCTCATCGACCTCACCGGCGTACCCGCGCCGACCGCCGAACGGCCCCCGCTGGCCGTGGTGAACCGGTGGGAGCGCGTCCTGCGCCGGCTCGAGCGCACCGGCACCACCACGGTCGCGGTGGTGCGCGGCGACTGCGGCGGCACCGCCGTCGAGGCCCTGCTCACCACGGACCTGCGGATCGCCACCACCGACGCCCGGCTGCACCTGCCGGTCGCCGGTGGTGGCGTGTGGCCGGGGATGGGCCTCTACCGGCTGGCCAACCAGGTCGGGTACGCCCGGCTGCGCCGCGCGGTGCTCTTCGCCGACGCGATCCCCGCCGCCCGGGCCCTCGCCCTGGACCTGGTCGACGAGGTCACCGACGACGTGGCGACGGCCACCTCGGACGCGGTCGCCGCGCTCGCCCGGAGTGCCGGCCCGGACGTCGCGGTCCGCCGCCAGCTCATGCTCGACGCGACGACCCTCCCGTTCGAGGAGGCCCTCGGCCGACACCTCGCCGCCTGCGACCGGGTGCTGCGGCAGGCTCGGACGGAGGAGGCACACGATGTCGCAGTCCTCGTCTGA